One stretch of Actinacidiphila sp. DG2A-62 DNA includes these proteins:
- a CDS encoding DUF5682 family protein has protein sequence MTPPAPRPGEEPVLLGVRHHGPGSARAVRAALEAYRPQAVLIEGPPEADALTALAADPAMRPPVALLAHAVEDPSKAAFWPFAEFSPEWVAIRWAAKAGAEIRFIDLPAAHTLASGSEEAGEGGKAGEPGAGTDREAREQAVRGRGDAAEAEGPAGGPSGRPADGPADGPAHGRAGGPSKRPAVGPADDCAEEPKGDAAAVRIDPLAVLAATAGYDDAERWWEDAVEHRGGEGDALAPFAALAEAMAAVRETYGDGGHEQDAVREAHMRLRLREARRAYARTAVVCGAWHVPALTARTTVAADKALLKGLPRTKVETTWVPWTHRRLARASGYGAGIDSPGWYRHLFTAQDRPVERWLTKVAELLRAEDFPVSPAHVIEAVRLAETLAAMRGRPLAGLGETTDAVRAVMCDGSDVPLDLIRDRLVVGDVLGEVPPDAPAVPLARDLAREQRRLRLKPEAAERELELDLRRDLDADRSRLLHRLRLLRIAWGEPVASRGGKGTFRETWRLRWEPEAAIGVAEAGVWGTTVRAAATARAEDAATGSATLAEVTALAEACLRAGLSEALPVVMRVLADRAALDADVAHLAAALPALVRAVRYGDVRGTDSAALAEVAEGIAERVRIGFPAACVNIAPDAARALRVHLDASHRAVHLLAPSAGPTPPAVPPPAAPAEERSPAAGGAVAGAAPGGGLRERWAQMVRALAERDGAIPGLLRGAAARLLVDEGRLPADEAARLMGLALSPGAGPVEAAGWIEGFLAGGGMLLVHDERLLALVDGWLSRVPAEAFTDVLPLLRRTFAEFEPGVRRSLGELVRRGPARSRPAATGGEPGLPGFGAALDTARADAAVHTVRLLLGTTTTTDLGELADDHLTD, from the coding sequence ATGACGCCGCCCGCGCCCCGGCCCGGCGAGGAGCCGGTGCTGCTCGGGGTACGGCACCACGGACCCGGTTCTGCGCGGGCGGTGCGCGCGGCGCTGGAGGCGTACCGCCCCCAGGCCGTGCTCATCGAGGGGCCGCCCGAGGCGGACGCGCTGACCGCGCTCGCCGCCGATCCCGCGATGCGCCCGCCGGTGGCACTGCTCGCCCACGCGGTGGAGGACCCGTCGAAGGCGGCGTTCTGGCCGTTCGCGGAGTTCTCCCCGGAGTGGGTGGCGATCCGGTGGGCGGCCAAGGCGGGCGCGGAGATCCGCTTCATCGACCTCCCGGCCGCGCACACGCTCGCCTCCGGGAGCGAAGAGGCCGGCGAGGGCGGGAAGGCCGGCGAGCCTGGGGCGGGGACGGACCGGGAGGCGCGGGAGCAGGCGGTGCGGGGACGGGGGGATGCCGCGGAGGCGGAGGGACCGGCGGGGGGACCCTCGGGGAGACCGGCGGACGGCCCGGCGGACGGCCCGGCGCACGGTCGTGCGGGCGGACCGTCGAAGCGTCCGGCGGTCGGACCGGCGGACGACTGCGCGGAGGAGCCGAAAGGGGACGCCGCGGCCGTGCGGATCGATCCGCTCGCCGTGCTGGCCGCGACCGCCGGGTACGACGACGCGGAGCGCTGGTGGGAGGACGCCGTGGAGCACCGCGGCGGGGAGGGGGACGCGCTGGCGCCGTTCGCCGCGCTCGCCGAGGCCATGGCGGCGGTCCGGGAGACGTACGGCGACGGCGGGCACGAGCAGGACGCGGTGCGCGAGGCGCACATGCGGCTGCGGCTGCGGGAGGCCCGGCGCGCGTACGCCCGCACGGCGGTGGTGTGCGGCGCCTGGCACGTGCCGGCGCTCACCGCGCGGACCACCGTCGCCGCGGACAAGGCTCTGCTCAAGGGCCTGCCCAGGACCAAGGTCGAGACGACCTGGGTGCCCTGGACGCACCGCAGGCTGGCCAGGGCGAGCGGGTACGGCGCGGGGATCGACTCGCCGGGCTGGTACCGCCACCTGTTCACCGCGCAGGACCGGCCGGTGGAGCGGTGGCTCACCAAGGTCGCCGAGCTGCTGCGCGCGGAGGACTTCCCGGTCTCCCCGGCGCACGTGATCGAGGCGGTCCGGCTCGCCGAGACGCTCGCGGCGATGCGCGGCCGCCCGCTCGCCGGGCTCGGCGAGACCACCGACGCGGTCAGGGCGGTGATGTGCGACGGCTCCGATGTGCCGCTCGACCTGATCCGCGACCGGCTGGTGGTGGGGGACGTGCTCGGCGAGGTGCCGCCGGACGCGCCCGCCGTGCCGCTGGCCCGCGACCTGGCGCGCGAGCAGCGCCGCCTGCGTCTCAAGCCCGAGGCGGCGGAGCGCGAACTGGAGCTGGACCTGCGCCGCGACCTCGACGCGGACCGCAGCCGGCTGCTGCACCGCCTGCGGCTGCTGCGCATCGCGTGGGGCGAGCCGGTGGCGAGCCGCGGCGGCAAGGGGACGTTCCGGGAGACCTGGCGGCTGCGGTGGGAGCCCGAGGCGGCGATCGGCGTCGCCGAGGCGGGCGTGTGGGGCACCACGGTCCGGGCCGCCGCGACCGCCCGGGCCGAGGACGCGGCGACCGGGTCCGCCACCCTCGCCGAGGTCACCGCGCTCGCCGAGGCCTGCCTGCGGGCCGGGCTCTCCGAGGCGCTGCCCGTGGTGATGCGGGTGCTGGCCGACCGCGCGGCCCTCGACGCGGACGTGGCCCACCTCGCGGCGGCGCTCCCCGCGCTGGTCCGCGCGGTGCGCTACGGCGACGTGCGCGGCACCGACTCCGCCGCCCTGGCCGAGGTCGCCGAGGGCATCGCCGAACGCGTCCGGATCGGCTTCCCCGCGGCCTGCGTCAACATCGCGCCCGACGCGGCCCGCGCCCTGCGCGTCCATCTCGACGCGTCCCATCGCGCCGTCCACCTCCTCGCGCCCTCCGCCGGCCCGACGCCCCCGGCGGTCCCGCCGCCCGCCGCGCCGGCGGAGGAACGGTCCCCGGCGGCCGGCGGCGCGGTCGCCGGCGCCGCGCCGGGGGGCGGTCTCCGGGAGCGGTGGGCGCAGATGGTGCGGGCGCTGGCCGAGCGGGACGGCGCGATACCCGGACTGCTGCGCGGCGCGGCGGCGCGGCTGCTGGTGGACGAGGGGAGGCTGCCGGCCGACGAGGCGGCCCGGCTGATGGGCCTCGCGCTGTCGCCCGGCGCCGGGCCGGTCGAGGCGGCCGGCTGGATCGAGGGCTTCCTCGCCGGCGGCGGCATGCTGCTGGTGCACGACGAACGGCTGCTCGCGCTGGTCGACGGGTGGCTGTCGCGGGTGCCGGCGGAGGCGTTCACGGATGTGCTGCCGCTGCTGCGCCGGACGTTCGCCGAGTTCGAGCCGGGAGTGCGCCGCAGCCTCGGCGAACTCGTCCGCCGCGGCCCCGCGCGGTCGCGTCCCGCCGCCACCGGCGGCGAGCCCGGCCTGCCCGGCTTCGGCGCGGCTCTCGACACCGCGCGCGCCGACGCGGCCGTCCACACCGTACGGCTCCTGCTCGGCACCACGACCACAACGGACCTGGGGGAACTGGCAGATGACCACCTCACCGACTGA
- a CDS encoding ATP-binding protein encodes MSETTSAATVTAHAAGVGTEAAADALRPHAETAFADELAALAAADDRPRPPRWKLSPWAVATYLLGGTLPDGTVVSPKYVGPRRIVEVAVTTLATDRALLLLGVPGTAKTWVSEHLAAAISGDSTLLVQGTAGTPEEAIRYGWNYAQLLTHGPSRAALVPSPVMRAMAEGRIARVEELTRIPADVQDTLITILSEKTLPIAELGAETQAVRGFNVIATANDRDRGVNELSSALRRRFNTVVLPLPATADDEVEIVSRRVGQLGRALDLPAAPHGADEIRRVVTVFRELRTGVTEDGRTKLKSPSGTLSTAEAISVLTSGLALAAHFGDGVLRAGDVAAGLLGAVVRDPVADRIVWQEYLETVVRERDGWKDFYRACREVSA; translated from the coding sequence ATGTCCGAAACGACAAGCGCCGCGACCGTGACCGCGCACGCCGCCGGAGTCGGGACCGAGGCGGCGGCCGACGCCCTGCGCCCGCACGCTGAGACCGCGTTCGCCGACGAACTCGCCGCGCTCGCCGCCGCCGACGACCGCCCGCGCCCGCCGCGGTGGAAGCTGTCCCCGTGGGCCGTGGCCACGTATCTGCTGGGCGGCACACTGCCGGACGGAACGGTCGTCTCGCCGAAGTACGTCGGCCCGCGGCGCATCGTCGAAGTGGCGGTCACCACGCTGGCCACCGACCGCGCGCTGCTGCTGCTCGGCGTGCCCGGCACCGCCAAGACCTGGGTGTCCGAGCATCTGGCCGCGGCGATCAGCGGCGATTCAACGCTGCTGGTGCAGGGCACCGCCGGCACCCCGGAGGAGGCCATCCGCTACGGCTGGAACTACGCGCAGCTGCTCACCCACGGGCCCAGCCGCGCCGCGCTCGTGCCCAGCCCGGTGATGCGGGCGATGGCCGAGGGCCGGATCGCGCGCGTGGAGGAGCTGACGCGCATCCCGGCCGACGTGCAGGACACGCTGATCACGATCCTGTCGGAGAAGACGCTGCCGATAGCGGAGCTGGGCGCCGAGACCCAGGCGGTCCGCGGCTTCAACGTGATCGCGACCGCCAACGACCGCGACCGGGGGGTCAACGAGCTGTCCAGCGCGCTGCGCCGCCGGTTCAACACGGTGGTCCTGCCGCTGCCGGCCACCGCGGACGACGAGGTGGAGATCGTCTCCCGCCGGGTCGGCCAGCTCGGCCGCGCCCTCGACCTGCCCGCCGCCCCGCACGGCGCGGACGAGATCCGCCGGGTCGTCACCGTCTTCCGCGAGCTGCGGACCGGTGTCACCGAGGACGGCAGGACCAAGCTCAAGTCCCCGTCGGGCACGCTCTCCACCGCCGAGGCCATCTCCGTGCTGACCAGCGGCCTCGCGCTGGCCGCGCACTTCGGCGACGGCGTGCTGCGCGCCGGCGACGTGGCCGCGGGCCTCCTCGGCGCGGTGGTCCGCGACCCGGTGGCCGACCGGATCGTCTGGCAGGAATATCTGGAGACCGTCGTGCGGGAACGGGACGGGTGGAAGGACTTCTACCGTGCCTGCCGCGAGGTGTCGGCATGA
- a CDS encoding VWA domain-containing protein, with amino-acid sequence MRRWRLVLGGGGADGTGHEPAGEDAAMDRALAALYGDGPGAGAGVASRGTERGAGLGGSAPHVARWLGDIRRYFPSSVVQVMQRDAIDRLGLSALLLEPEMLEAVEADVHLVGTLLSLNKAMPETTRETARAVVRKVVRDLEERLAGRTRTALTGALDRAAKVGRPRHRDIDWDRTIRANLRHYLPEHGTIVPERLIGHGRAEHAVKKDVVLCVDQSGSMAASVVYASVFGAVLASMRSLNTRLVVFDTAVVDLTEHLDDPVDVLFGTQLGGGTDINRALAYCQSLITRPAETVVVLVSDLYEGGIRDEMLKRVAAMKAAGVQFVALLVLSDEGAPAYDREHAAALAALGAPAFACTPDLFPEVMAAALEKRPLPIPEA; translated from the coding sequence ATGCGGCGGTGGCGGCTGGTGCTCGGCGGTGGGGGAGCGGACGGCACCGGGCACGAGCCGGCCGGGGAGGACGCCGCGATGGACCGGGCGCTCGCCGCGCTCTACGGGGACGGGCCGGGCGCCGGCGCCGGCGTGGCGAGCCGGGGCACGGAGCGCGGCGCGGGGCTCGGCGGGTCCGCGCCGCACGTGGCGCGCTGGCTCGGCGACATCCGCAGGTACTTCCCGAGCTCCGTCGTCCAGGTGATGCAGCGCGACGCGATCGACCGGCTCGGCCTGTCCGCCCTGCTGCTGGAGCCCGAGATGCTGGAGGCGGTCGAGGCGGACGTCCACCTGGTCGGCACCCTGCTGTCGCTGAACAAGGCGATGCCCGAGACCACCCGCGAGACCGCCCGCGCCGTCGTGCGCAAGGTGGTGCGGGACCTGGAGGAGCGGCTGGCCGGCCGCACCCGTACCGCGCTCACCGGCGCGCTGGACCGCGCCGCCAAGGTCGGCCGCCCCCGGCACCGGGACATCGACTGGGACCGCACCATCCGCGCCAACCTCCGGCACTACCTGCCCGAGCACGGCACGATCGTCCCCGAGCGGCTGATCGGCCACGGCCGCGCCGAGCACGCGGTGAAGAAGGACGTCGTGCTGTGCGTCGACCAGTCCGGGTCGATGGCCGCGTCGGTCGTCTACGCCTCGGTGTTCGGCGCGGTGCTCGCCTCGATGCGGTCCTTGAACACACGCCTGGTGGTGTTCGACACCGCCGTGGTGGACCTGACGGAGCACCTGGACGACCCGGTCGACGTGCTGTTCGGCACCCAGCTCGGCGGCGGCACCGACATCAACCGGGCGCTGGCGTACTGCCAGTCCCTGATCACCCGTCCGGCCGAGACGGTGGTCGTCCTGGTCAGCGACCTCTACGAGGGCGGCATACGGGACGAGATGCTCAAGCGCGTCGCGGCGATGAAGGCGGCCGGCGTGCAGTTCGTCGCGCTGCTCGTGCTCAGCGACGAGGGCGCGCCCGCCTACGACCGGGAGCACGCGGCGGCGCTCGCGGCCCTCGGTGCGCCCGCGTTCGCCTGCACCCCCGACCTGTTCCCCGAGGTGATGGCCGCGGCCCTGGAGAAGCGCCCGCTCCCCATACCCGAGGCGTGA
- the sucC gene encoding ADP-forming succinate--CoA ligase subunit beta: MDLFEYQARDLFAKHGVPVLAGEVIDTPEAAREVAERLGGRAVVKAQVKVGGRGKAGGVKLAADPADAVAKADAILGMDIKGHTVHKVMLAETADIKEEYYVSFLLDRTNRTFLAMASVQGGVEIEVVAEENPDALARIPVDALEGVTPEKAAEIVAAAKFPADVADQVAEVLQKLWTVFVKEDALLVEVNPLVKTGDGKVIALDGKVSLDANAAFRQPEHEALEDKAAANPLEAAAKAKGLNYVKLDGQVGIIGNGAGLVMSTLDVVAYAGEAHGGVKPANFLDIGGGASAEVMANGLEIILGDPDVRSVFVNVFGGITACDEVANGIVQALELLASKGEQVTKPLVVRLDGNNAELGRKILSDANHPLVQRVDTMDGAADKAAELAAAAK; encoded by the coding sequence GTGGACCTGTTCGAGTACCAGGCGAGGGACCTCTTCGCCAAGCACGGTGTACCGGTGCTGGCCGGTGAAGTCATCGACACGCCTGAGGCGGCGCGCGAGGTGGCCGAGCGACTCGGCGGCCGTGCGGTCGTCAAGGCGCAGGTCAAGGTCGGTGGCCGCGGCAAGGCCGGCGGCGTCAAGCTCGCCGCCGACCCCGCCGACGCGGTCGCCAAGGCCGACGCGATTCTGGGCATGGACATCAAGGGCCACACGGTCCACAAGGTGATGCTCGCCGAGACCGCGGACATCAAGGAGGAGTACTACGTCTCCTTCCTGCTGGACCGCACCAACCGCACCTTCCTGGCCATGGCCTCGGTGCAGGGCGGCGTGGAGATCGAGGTCGTCGCCGAGGAGAACCCCGACGCCCTCGCCCGGATCCCGGTGGACGCCCTGGAGGGCGTGACGCCGGAGAAGGCCGCGGAGATCGTGGCCGCCGCGAAGTTCCCGGCCGACGTCGCCGACCAGGTGGCCGAGGTGCTGCAGAAGCTGTGGACCGTCTTCGTCAAGGAAGACGCCCTGCTGGTCGAGGTGAACCCGCTGGTCAAGACCGGTGACGGCAAGGTCATCGCGCTCGACGGCAAGGTCTCGCTGGACGCCAACGCCGCGTTCCGCCAGCCGGAGCACGAGGCGCTGGAGGACAAGGCCGCCGCCAACCCGCTGGAGGCCGCCGCCAAGGCCAAGGGCCTGAACTACGTCAAGCTCGACGGCCAGGTCGGCATCATCGGCAACGGCGCGGGCCTGGTCATGTCCACCCTGGACGTGGTCGCCTACGCCGGTGAGGCGCACGGCGGCGTCAAGCCCGCCAACTTCCTGGACATCGGCGGCGGCGCGTCCGCCGAGGTGATGGCCAACGGCCTGGAGATCATCCTCGGCGACCCGGACGTCCGGTCGGTGTTCGTCAACGTCTTCGGCGGCATCACCGCCTGCGACGAGGTGGCCAACGGCATCGTGCAGGCGCTGGAGCTGCTCGCCTCCAAGGGCGAGCAGGTCACCAAGCCGCTCGTCGTCCGCCTGGACGGCAACAACGCGGAGCTGGGTCGCAAGATCCTGTCCGACGCGAACCACCCCCTGGTGCAGCGGGTGGACACCATGGACGGCGCGGCCGACAAGGCCGCCGAGCTGGCCGCGGCCGCGAAGTAA